One window of the Tubulanus polymorphus chromosome 11, tnTubPoly1.2, whole genome shotgun sequence genome contains the following:
- the LOC141913129 gene encoding histone H1-like produces the protein MSDAVAAAPASPAKKAVAKKTAKPKAPAAHPSFNVMVKAAITALGDKTGSSLVAIKKHIAGHYKVDIERQGAFIRKELKSGLEKGTYVRYMNKGQGASGRFRLSQGAKKEEKDAAKPKKVVKKPAAKKVTKPKAAKPTKAKKPAAKKTTAKKATKASPKKKAAAKPAKKTKTPTKKAAAKPAKKKTPAKKTAAKKTAAKK, from the coding sequence ATGTCTGACGCCGTAGCCGCCGCTCCAGCCTCGCCCGCTAAAAAGGCCGTCGCCAAGAAGACCGCGAAACCGAAAGCTCCGGCCGCTCATCCTTCGTTCAACGTTATGGTGAAAGCCGCTATCACCGCCTTGGGAGACAAAACCGGATCGTCTCTGGTCGCCATCAAGAAGCACATCGCCGGACACTACAAGGTCGACATCGAACGTCAAGGCGCCTTCATCCGTAAAGAACTGAAATCCGGACTCGAGAAGGGAACTTACGTTCGTTACATGAACAAAGGTCAAGGCGCTTCTGGACGTTTCAGATTGAGTCAGGGAGCGAAGAAAGAAGAGAAAGATGCCGCCAAACCGAAGAAAGTCGTAAAGAAACCAGCCGCCAAGAAGGTCACCAAACCTAAAGCAGCTAAACCGACGAAAGCGAAGAAGCCTGCCGCTAAGAAAACAACCGCCAAGAAAGCGACGAAAGCTTCGCCGAAAAAGAAAGCCGCGGCCAAGCCTGCCAAGAAAACCAAAACTCCGACCAAGAAGGCAGCAGCCAAACCGGCCAAGAAAAAGACTCCAGCGAAGAAAACCGCCGCTAAGAAAACTGCAGCAAAGAAGTAA
- the LOC141912780 gene encoding uncharacterized protein LOC141912780, producing the protein MLRLSEPTTLSSSSNTKSELMKKKAKKIVMRARMKKLHKREYSKLRAMVPAVAKQEKVSKITVIEEAIKYIDELHNALIERLQNNNNNQSQSATLSHSNSNSSSSQTGSPSQTEINQRMLHEVVMRNLAPLNSLKQNPVCEKSRKLPSYLTNQKLSRADHT; encoded by the exons ATGTTGAGACTCAGCGAACCGACGACATTATCCTCGTCATCCAACACGAAATCCGaactgatgaagaaaaaaGCGAAGAAGATCGTGATGAGAGCTCGTATGAAAAAACTACACAAACGTGAATACTCGAAACTACGAGCGATGGTGCCGGCCGTGGCCAAACAGGAAAAAGTTTCTAAG ATTACGGTGATCGAAGAAGCGATAAAATACATCGATGAATTACACAATGCTTTGATAGAGCGATTACagaacaataacaataaccaATCACAATCAGCAACTCTGTCgcacagcaacagcaacagcagcagtagtCAAACCG GTTCTCCTAGTCAAACAGAAATAAACCAACGTATGTTACACGAGGTGGTGATGAGGAATCTGGCTCCGTTAAACAGTTTAAAACAGAACCCGGTGTGCGAGAAATCGAGAAAACTACCCAGCTATCTAACCAATCAAAAACTATCACGCGCCGATCACACATAG
- the LOC141913090 gene encoding lipopolysaccharide-induced tumor necrosis factor-alpha factor-like isoform X1 has product MSQPLLPNGQPSPVEPPPPAPPQPPADSSPVPPPPPTVGGEGPPYPDEPPPVYQAQDTEKTGFGPPPSYSYQGSVPAGQPVVIHHVPFGPHPTTIKCPNCLATVTTTVTYTPGALTWILSGLLCLFGCWFGCCLIPFCVTSLSDSTHTCPNCNSILAHHRRL; this is encoded by the exons ATGTCGCAACCACTTCTTCCAAACGGACAACCTTCGCCGGTTGAGCCTCCGCCCCCGGCACCTCCTCAACCTCCAGCAGATAGTTCTCCTGTACCCCCACCTCCTCCAACTG TTGGAGGTGAAGGACCCCCTTACCCTGATGAACCACCACCAGTTTATCAAGCGCAAGACACCGAAAAAACCGGATTCGGACCTCCGCCATCTTACTCTTATCAGGGTTCAGTTCCTGCAG GTCAACCAGTAGTGATCCATCACGTACCGTTCGGACCACACCCAACAACGATCAAGTGTCCGAATTGCTTAGCAACAGTAACAACCACAGTGACGTATACTCCGGGTGCGCTTACGTGGATTCTATCAGGATTGCTCTGTTTGTTCGG ATGTTGGTTCGGATGTTGTTTGATACCGTTCTGTGTGACCAGTCTTTCCGATTCTACCCACACCTGTCCAAATTGTAATTCAATTCTCGCTCATCACAGACGTCTTTAA
- the LOC141913090 gene encoding lipopolysaccharide-induced tumor necrosis factor-alpha factor-like isoform X2, whose translation MSQPLLPNGQPSPVEPPPPAPPQPPADSSPVPPPPPTVGGEGPPYPDEPPPVYQAQDTEKTGFGPPPSYSYQGSVPAGQPVVIHHVPFGPHPTTIKCPNCLATVTTTVTYTPGALTWILSGLLCLFGCWPCVCIPCCVDSALDVEHTCPKCGNCLAVVRRI comes from the exons ATGTCGCAACCACTTCTTCCAAACGGACAACCTTCGCCGGTTGAGCCTCCGCCCCCGGCACCTCCTCAACCTCCAGCAGATAGTTCTCCTGTACCCCCACCTCCTCCAACTG TTGGAGGTGAAGGACCCCCTTACCCTGATGAACCACCACCAGTTTATCAAGCGCAAGACACCGAAAAAACCGGATTCGGACCTCCGCCATCTTACTCTTATCAGGGTTCAGTTCCTGCAG GTCAACCAGTAGTGATCCATCACGTACCGTTCGGACCACACCCAACAACGATCAAGTGTCCGAATTGCTTAGCAACAGTAACAACCACAGTGACGTATACTCCGGGTGCGCTTACGTGGATTCTATCAGGATTGCTCTGTTTGTTCGG CTGTTGGCCATGCGTTTGTATTCCATGCTGTGTTGACAGTGCTTTAGACGTTGAACATACGTGTCCCAAATGCGGAAATTGTCTTGCAGTagttagaagaatataa
- the LOC141913161 gene encoding patatin-like phospholipase domain-containing protein 2, whose product MLLPQQSKSSISFAGCGFLGIYHVGVCSCLKEYAPHLLEGTKVFGASAGAITATCLLCDCHLGDCTSFVLRLATRARSRTLGPFHPSFHVLQILRQGLDDILPPNAHEICSGRLHVSLTRVSDRQNVIISQFKTRDDLIQAVLCSAFVPFYCGLIPPTFEGTRYVDGSLSDNLPVLDEDTITVSPFAGETDICPNDHSPFNFHINLANTSLQFTSRNLYRLSRILFPPHPEILSAMCRQGFDDALRFLQNNNLISCVKHVSIVSCIRPRNDSYSIGSDEVELSIDDDDDDDDADTAVGRVEEEMYDEIDDDGYITNHCDIVSCIDCRHRQRKALDDTLPETVLAVLQAACTKNGILAHLYESRIYRLTALAFTPMVLPLDYVYNFTIRFLHWLPTLPDDSLWLLSEFKDVLQSLLYYLKHRHNYKARFRCELDITETDCPDSYHHNKRRKVNMGFALKFHSNRNLASSLVDLAASRNELTVIDQNHRPIDCLHQIEKQVIDERRHGNKPVKESVVDQSYETLERYVKQTDEMDTIMAYYYLDEEQQVVKVTEICGAPPAHVPEVESNSHMKHCGDVCDDEETLLHGSVPDLVRGPKKSGREYLDIDIGDVDDELSFIARRHSASCVSRIAFLQLENKLRANKNKQQRYVTSSVTSSVTSSVNSLTQEVTSWT is encoded by the exons ATGTTGTTGCCACAGCAATCTAAGTCCAGTATCTCTTTCGCTGGTTGTGGATTTTTGGGTATTTATCACGTAGGCGTTTGTAGTTGTCTGAAGGAGTATGCTCCTCATTTACTGGAAGGAACGAAAGTGTTTGGAGCCAGCGCCGGGGCAATTACAGCAACATGTTTACTATGCGATTGTCATTTAG GTGATTGTACGAGTTTCGTGTTACGGTTAGCGACTCGCGCGAGGTCTCGAACGCTCGGTCCGTTCCATCCTAGTTTTCACGTGTTACAGATTCTGCGCCAAGGCCTGGATGACATCCTGCCACCGAACGCGCATGAAATCTGTAGCGGTCGCTTACACGTGTCGCTGACCAGAGTGTCAGACCGACAGAACGTTATCATTTCACAGTTCAAAACAAGAGATGATTTAATACAG GCAGTTTTATGCAGTGCATTTGTACCCTTTTATTGCGGTTTGATTCCTCCGACGTTTGAAGGCACG CGATATGTCGACGGTAGTTTAAGTGATAATCTACCGGTATTAGATGAAGATACGATCACTGTTTCCCCGTTCGCAGGTGAAACTGATATCTGCCCGAACGATCATTCGCCGTTTAACTTTCATATCAACCTAGCTAATACTAGTCTACAGTTCACGTCGAGGAATCTGTATCGTCTGTCCCGGATTCTATTCCCGCCGCATCCTGAGATTCTCAGCGCTATGTGCAGACAGGGATTCGACGACGCGCTACGATTCCTTCAAAATAACA ATTTGATTTCATGCGTGAAACACGTCAGTATTGTGTCGTGTATCAGACCTAGAAATGACTCGTACTCAATAGGATCAGACGAGGTCGAACTATCTATcgacgatgatgacgatgatgatgatgccgATACTGCTGTTGGTCGTGTTGAAGAGGAGATGTATGATGAAATAGATGATGACGGATATATAACGAATCACTGTGATATTGTCAGCTGTATTGACTGTAGGCATCGCCAGAGAAAAGCATTAGACGACACTTTACCGGAGACAGTATTGGCAG TATTACAAGCTGCTTGCACTAAGAATGGTATTTTAGCTCATCTTTACGAAAGTCGTATTTATCGATTAACGGCATTAGCTTTCACTCCGATGGTTTTACCGTTAGATTACGTGTATAACTTCACTATCAG ATTTCTCCACTGGTTACCGACGCTTCCCGACGACAGTTTGTGGCTGTTATCAGAATTTAAAGATGTTCTACAATCGTTGTTGTATTATCTGAAACATCGACACAACTATAAAGCCAG atttcgtTGCGAGTTGGATATAACAGAAACGGATTGTCCCGATTCGTATCATCACAATAAACGCCGTAAAGTGAATATGGGATTCGCTTTAAAATTCCACTCCAATAGAAACTTGGCTTCGTCTCTGGTGGATCTGGCGGCGTCTCGTAACGAACTGACGGTGATAGATCAAAATCATCGTCCAATAGACTGTTTACATCAGATAGAGAAACAG gTGATAGACGAGCGTCGTCATGGTAACAAACCGGTAAAAGAAAGCGTCGTCGACCAATCGTACGAGACTTTAGAACGATACGTCAAACAGACGGACGAGATGGATACGATAATGGCTTATTATTATCTGGACGAAGAGCAACAAGTCGTGAAAGTAACGGAAATATGCGGTGCACCACCTGCTCACGTGCCAGAGGTGGAATCTAATAGTCACATGAAACACTGCGGCGACGTGTGTGACGACGAGGAAACACTATTACACGGCAGCGTTCCGGATCTAGTCCGCGGTCCGAAGAAATCCGGTCGCGAATATTTAGATATAGATATCGGAGACGTTGACGATGAATTATCGTTTATCGCTCGTCGTCATAGCGCCAGTTGCGTGTCGAGGATCGCGTTCctacaattagaaaataaactacgcgccaacaaaaataaacaacaacgCTACGTGACGTCATCAGTGACGTCGTCGGTTACGTCATCGGTGAATAGTTTAACACAGGAAGTGACGTCGTGGACATAA
- the LOC141912905 gene encoding bone morphogenetic protein 1-like isoform X1: MVLFDSSLTVTSECRVEDPVELEARAAPQFLQSPNYPFFYKPLTYCRWILKAKESHVITVEVLDTDTEGSPTCNKDFIEIRDGKYQWDYALRRWCGNKLPANFTGYKDAMFVTFKTDDSEQGRGFRFKYWSTPKHLMQYKQVEFRAVNYFLMALSATLLVSVLTTCTVIWINRSASNSQRLLRFNRKIFNTPAVDSSVSVDQTHRITIHSDCESNA, from the exons ATGGTTTTATTTGATAGTTCGCTGACAGTAACGTCAG AATGTCGAGTCGAAGATCCAGTAGAATTAGAAGCGAGGGCGGCTCCGCAATTTCTACAGTCTCCAAATTATCCGTTTTTCTATAAACC TTTGACCTACTGTAGATGGATACTGAAAGCAAAGGAGAGTCACGTGATAACCGTTGAGGTACTCGACACTGATACGGAGGGCAGTCCGACTTGTAACAAAGACTTCATCGAGATCAGAGACG GTAAATACCAGTGGGACTACGCGTTACGTCGCTGGTGCGGAAATAAACTACCAGCGAATTTTACCGGCTACAAAGACGCCATGTTTGTGACGTTTAAAACGGACGACAGTGAACAGGGGCGTGGCTTCAGATTCAAATACTGGTCGACACCAAAAC ATTTAATGCAATATAAACAGGTCGAGTTCCGCGCAGTGAATTATTTCCTGATGGCGCTGTCGGCCACGTTACTGGTGTCAGTGTTAACCACGTGTACAGTCATCTGGATAAACCGATCAGCTTCCAACTCGCAACGGCTCCTGCGATTTAacagaaaaatattcaacactCCCGCCGTAGATTCCTCGGTTTCGGTCGACCAGACGCACAGAATAACGATTCATTCCGATTGCGAGTCGAACGCGTAG
- the LOC141912905 gene encoding tumor necrosis factor-inducible gene 6 protein-like isoform X2 produces the protein MVLFDSSLTVTSECRVEDPVELEARAAPQFLQSPNYPFFYKPLTYCRWILKAKESHVITVEVLDTDTEGSPTCNKDFIEIRDGKYQWDYALRRWCGNKLPANFTGYKDAMFVTFKTDDSEQGRGFRFKYWSTPKHL, from the exons ATGGTTTTATTTGATAGTTCGCTGACAGTAACGTCAG AATGTCGAGTCGAAGATCCAGTAGAATTAGAAGCGAGGGCGGCTCCGCAATTTCTACAGTCTCCAAATTATCCGTTTTTCTATAAACC TTTGACCTACTGTAGATGGATACTGAAAGCAAAGGAGAGTCACGTGATAACCGTTGAGGTACTCGACACTGATACGGAGGGCAGTCCGACTTGTAACAAAGACTTCATCGAGATCAGAGACG GTAAATACCAGTGGGACTACGCGTTACGTCGCTGGTGCGGAAATAAACTACCAGCGAATTTTACCGGCTACAAAGACGCCATGTTTGTGACGTTTAAAACGGACGACAGTGAACAGGGGCGTGGCTTCAGATTCAAATACTGGTCGACACCAAAAC ATTTATAA